In Thermosphaera sp., the sequence ATATATTTATCCTATAGCGCTCATGCGATAGCATATTCTTACGTAAGGATGGGGGTTAACGCATTTGTATTCGAAAATTTTACGAGCAGTGAATGGGGCTGGATGTTTAGAAAATTATCTAGTAGTGCCCTCCTCATAGATTCGACTTCCTTTATCACGATATCAATTATCGGAGTAAGGTCTTTGCTAGACCATTTTTCTCTTTTCATAGCTTTCACTGTCACAGCCTTCTTTTTAGGAATACTCGTGATCAAAGAGCCCAGTTTAAAGATCGAGAGAATTCTCAGCCGGATCGAGAGAGACGTATCTAATGTAGTGACCTCGGTTCACGGATATCTAAGCCTAACTTCTTTCGAAAACATCAATGGCAGTGTTCTCTATTCATATAGGACTTTTTTGAACGCCCCACCAATTTCATTGAAGCTGATATTGATTGGATTGTTCGGGTTCAAAGTAGGAAATGAATTCTTATTTACCCCCCTTCCATACCACTTCATTAGAACTCTCGGCTTTAGTCTTGACCAGGTTGTGAAGGTTTATGGTATTGGAAAGCTGGTCGCTTTCATTCTTTACTACTTATTCCAGAATGATGTGACGAAGAAAAATGTTTTCCTCACATCGATTTTCTTGAGGATTATCACCGTTTACATTATTCTAGTTAGCGGTCTCAACGACCTTTACATCGCCTTCGGATTAGGATTTCTCTACCTCTCAAACAGCGTCATCGACAGTAACATCTACCTCCTTTACGTCGAGGTTACTGGAGGTTATGGCACCGGGACTTATTCATTAATAGGCGAGACATCGAGTCTTATTGGGGTGATCACATCGGGGTACATGTACTCTACGCTTGGACTGTGGTATTTGTTAGCAATAGTATCAATTCTATCAATGCCTAAAATAGTAATGGCTCTTAAAAAAACGGATAAGATTTAGAAATAGGATTTACTGCTCAGCACGCTTTCTTACAACAATCTTTTGACCTATGATCATAGTGCTCGGAACTAGAACTGTTAGCCCATCCTTCCTCTCCACGACAGTGAAGAGGGTTGAAATATCCCGAACGACTACCTCGCTCTCTCCCGCAACATCAACGATGTCGTTGATCTTGAATGGTCTCGCAAGAAGGATGAACAAACCTGCAATAGCCTGTCCTAGTACTTGCTGGGTTGCGAAGCCGATGACTAAACCTATGAAGCCGCCGAGGGCAACACCTGCAGCCCCGCCTGCTACACCTCCAGCGATCCCTGCGATTAGGGCTCCAAGGCCTAATATCCTGATTAAGCTTCTAATAGCGGCGCCTGTCGAGGCACCGTATTTCGGTGTCACCATGGAGTAAAACATTGAAGCAACGGCATTGACTATCATCCAGCCCATGATGAATAGAATTATGATGTACACGTACACGGAATAGTCTTTGAGGGCGAGGAATCCTTCATACCCCACCGTCTTTGCAAGAATTTCCATTCCACTAGTGAATATCCACTGAACGAGTGCTAGCACTATGACCGTAATTATAATGTAGACAATTACTTTTCCCAATGCTTTTCCAAGACTGTCAGTTTGATTCAATGTTTTCACCAGTCTCAACATATATTTAACTTAGTATTTAATCTTACAATATATAAGAATAGGAATTATATGGGTCAGAGCCCGCTTATGATTCTCTATTCATCGCGTGAACTCTTTTCCCGGGTTCCTCTTCATCCCATTTAATTATAAATAAGAAGACGTTAAAAATCATCTACGCTTCTTCAAATATCTTAAGGGAAAAGAGTGGAAACTTATAACTCCCTTGATCAGGGCCTCAATAAAATATTTAAATGCGAAAATGAACCCTGCCTTTCTCGCTAAGCCACCGAGTTTTATCCAATCAATTGAGCCTGCAACGTAAGTTATCATCAGAGTCAGGTAAGCATAAACAACGATGATGAGCCATAGGGGAGCCTCGAAAGACTCCGTTAGGAGAACAGAAATACCTCTGCCATACAGTGCCGCGAGCGATGTCACTATGAATTTTCCAATTAACAATCCAATCATATATTTCACTATGTCATATTTAGCGTAGCCTAGTGGGAGGATAATGACGTCATCCGGGAGCGGTAAAGCCGTGAAAAGAATGAGGGTGAGAAATAGGGCATTGCTGTGTTCCGACGCAAGAAAGTCGAGGTTTCTCCTTATCCTTGATTGAGCGCCGATTTTCGTAAACCCCCTCCCTATAAAGTAGACCACGAGCTTTCCCATTGAAGCCCCGAGAGAGGATAAGAATATTAGCAGAAGATACTCGCTGAGGTTTCCTTGATAAATGGCGAAAACAGGCACCAGCCAGAAGAGATAAGGGATTGTAGAGTAGGGTATCGCGTTCGAAATAAAGCTTATAAGGAAAATTCCGGAGAAGCCGAGTCCCTTTAAAACCTGTATATCAAACATTAAATAACCCCGTAAAGCCCTCTTGACTTATCTAAATTAAGTTTGAAACTTATAAAGAACTATTTGAGTTTACAATAAATTTTTTCAGATATGGATTATTGTCGATGGCTCTCTTAACTCTTGCCTCTTCCTCTGGACTCATCAAGCCTAGTTCATATCTGTACAAGCAGGCCTTGCAGACGGGGTGTGACGAAGGTTCTCCACAGACCTCGCAAGTCTTAAACTCGTTCCCCGATTTAAACTGGGATCTCTCCATGATGCTCAGTATCCTTTCGAGACTCCTAAGCATGCCGTATTTAGTTCCAGGATACTTTTCCTCTAGGTCGTTGATGATTTTCCTGATAGTAAACCTAATATTAAATCGGGCATACGGGCATTGCTGATAATCAGGTTGGATCAATCCGTTGAGCAATGCGTACACTGCGCTTTCTTTTTCAAGTATCTCGAAAAACGGTTTAACCCTGGGGACAAAATTAGGGTGGCTACCTTTTTCTGCGACAGGCTTTAGTCTTGCAATTTTCTCCCAACTATTACTAATAATATTCATTAAGAAAGTTTGCACAACATCGTCAAGATTATGTGCGGTCGCTAATACGGTTCCTCCAACATCCCGTGCCGCCTTGTTCAAAACATATCTTCTAAACACTCCGCAATAGCTGCAGGGAAGGTATGGAAGATTCAGATTTCTCCCTCTATCTACTATCTCGTCAAGTGTGAGACCAATGTACTCTTTGAAAGACACGATCTTGTACTCAATGTTGTTTTCTTGTGCATACTTCTTGAGATTTGCAATTGTGTTATCCCTATAACCCGATATTCCTTCGTCTACGAGGATTGCTGTGAGAGCCCAGTCAGGATTGCCCTTGGAAAGCTTATTTAAAACGTGAAGAAGACCCATTGAGTCTTTTCCGCCGCTTACTGCTACGACTATATGCTCTTTACTTTGAAACATGTTGTATTTCCTAATAGTCTTCCTAACTCTTTTCTCTAAGTATGAGTTAAAATGGAGTTTGCAATACGATACGCCATTTAAGGGATTTATGTAGACGGCTTTCCTTCCACAGAAGCTGCAGGTAACCATTGATATCCCTGTTTAGGTGAGGATAGGGAAAAAATATTAAATTACTTTCTCTTTACTGTAGAAGCTATTTTGTAGGCTAGGAAGCCGTAAACAGCTCCGCTAATCATTAAAGCTACCAATATGATCACCATCTCATTCCATGGATATATATCCTCGAACAATATCGCATCCAATATCAGTGCTGGGATAGCGGGGAGTGCTCCGGATATCGTAGCCTGTAGTAATCCGTACTTGCGGTATCTGAATAATAGATACCCTAGTTCACCCGCTGCTCCCTGTGCCAGTCCATAGTACAGATTATATATTCCACCAGGAGTCGGAAAGATGGCCTCCAATAGGGCCGGCAATACTTCTCCTAGAAAACCAGACCCAGGTTTTCGAATCAAGCTGGCGGCTAGCGGCACTGGCATGAACCATAACCCATAGGTTAATACTCTTGTTCCAACGGGACCCGCGATCGCTTTCACAGCATAGTACACGTCCCACCAGATAGTGAATAATATGGCAAATACTACTGCTATCACCCCTAAGTACAGGTAGTCAACAACAGTATACCTTTTACTAACCAAGGCTCCTTGAGTCTCTCCCATAATCTACCGCCCCAACTGGGCTTCTAATCTAATATCTTAGTTATAAAATTTTGATAACTGATTTATAATAACTATGGTGTGAGCAGTACGTAAAGAATTTGTATAACGAGCATTCCAATGATTAAGCCATCGTACTTCGACAGGTTCACACCGTGCCTTGGCCTATAAAATCTAAATCCTCGAAGTTCAAGACTAATCCCGCTCCAAAGGGCTTTCTCAAACCCCGAAATCAACAACGATGTCAACGTGCTGGACAACTCCATTGGCGTTAGCGGCCTTCTCCTATACCCTCTTTGAAGCCTAGAAAACATTATTTCGTCAAGATCCCTCTTTAAGAGAGGTAGCATTCTCAAAGCGTACGAGAGGGAGAGGGAGATACTCAGCGGTAATCTCAACTCTTTTGATAGCCCCTTGACTATTTCAACAGGTTCAAAAAGAGCTACGAAGAAGGCTCCTGCTCCAGCTATCAACAACACCCTCAAAGTAACAGTAGTGAAACCCTCAATGGCCCCCTCCCTTACAGCCAGAAATCCTATCTCATAGACGATTCCACCAGTGTTGGCGAAAAACAAAGCGTTGATGAAAATACCTAGCGAAGCAATCCCAATTAACACATAAAGCCACCACACCTTCCTCCAGCCTAGTATCATCGATGAGACAAGATTAACGAGGCCTATTATGGCCAGCTTGGTCGGGTCTTTTAGGATTAATGCGAGGCTTGTCAAAATTAAACTATACGTAAATGCAGTGGACACGCTAGGCTTTCTCATGTAACCACACCGAGTTCACGGTAGTAGTTTTCAACAACGCGGCATTTATCATCTTCAAATAGATGTTGTCCTCTGATCACGTAGACTCTATCTGCTAACTCAGCAACTAGTCTAGGGTCGTGAGTGCTTATTATGAACGTTACACCTTTCGTCTTTAACTCCCTAATGAGCCTCTTGAGATGGTTGAATCTCACGTAATCGAGCCCTGTCGTGGGTTCATCAAGAAGTATTATCTTTCTAGAATATGCGTAGCCTATGATTATGCTAAGCCACCTTCTCTGTCCATGACTAAGCCAATGGGGGTTCAAAGACCTGACACTAGGATACCATGGGATTAATTCTACAAGTTGATTAAAAGAGAGATCCGCTTTTCTACTGGTTTCTACCAGCTCTTTTTCCACATTTTTAAACAAGAAGAGGAGGTCGGGAAACTGGGGAACGTAAAAAGGTCTAGCACTAGATCCTATTTTGATTTCACCCGAGAGAGGTCTGTAAAACCCTGCTAATGTTTTCAAAAAAGTGGTTTTTCCTGAGCCATTCGGTCCTAAAAGAGCTATTACCTCCCCCTCCCTCGCTACTAGATTAACGTCTCTTAGCAAGGGTTTCTCGAACCCGATTTCGAGACTTGAAGTCTCTAAAACCATCTCACCGTTTTCATCATTTCTGAAATCAACGCATTCGTGAGGAGTAATGTCGACAAAGGATGACTTGAGGAGAGAATCGATGCTCACTTGTTTAGATGAGCCCCGCTCCAATAGATATGCCTTGTCTATCAAGTCCATAAACAAAACCGGTTTATGCTCCGTAATGAGTACCGTTGAATCATCACGGCTTTTATAATCCCTTATCAATTTTCTAATAAGCTTTATTCCCTCCACATCGAGCGATGAAGATGGCTCATCAAGGATTAAGAATGGGGGGTTATGAACTATTGACAAGAGAATTGACAGCTTTCTCTTCTCCCCTCCAGATAAATTCTCGACGTGCAGGTTTCTCTTATCAAGGAGGCCTGCTTGACTTAGTAAATAGTGGGCCTTTTTCACCGCTTCGTCTTCATCCAGCCCTCTCATTTGAAGCGTGAAAACCGCCTCGTCCAATGGCGTCGGCATGACTAATTGTTTCTCTGGGTCCTGCATTACAAACCCTATCTCAAATGGTAGTTTAAGGTAGTCTCTCTCCTCGAGAGGGTTCAATCCCCGCAGTCTGACCTCCCCTTTCACGTACCCGTTGAGTAGAAATTTCAAGATACCAGTTATAGTTAGCAGAAACGTTGTCTTACCTGATCCTGATTCTCCCAGTATTAGAGTGACCGATCTTCCCTGATTTTCTATGTTAATATTTCTGATTATGGGCCTTTCCTCGGTGAAACCCGCCTCGTTTATCTTGGCGTTAAGCATTAAAACCCTTCAACCATGTATTTGATAACTCATTATAAAAATTTTGATAACTAAGTTATTAAACAATATGCTTAAAGCAGTTCCTAACAGGCTCGTAAAGATAAGTGTGAACGCTACCTCCTTCTCTGACCTTGAATCCTCCGGCGAAATTAACACAGTTTTCGCGAGCCTCAAAGCACATTTTCTTTATATCCCCCATCTCTAAACACTCGCCATTTGTGTCGAAAAGTCTCTCTCTCAATTCTCTCACTCTGCTGAGCGTGTTAGCTTGATCGAGAGAAACAGCCTCTAGGAACGCCGCAAAACCCAGTAGTCCATCGTATCCTAGACTGAATAATGGAATGACTATTTCTCCTCTTCCGTTCACAGCGATTACAGGCTTTTCCTTCTTAAGTTTTAAGAACATTTCCTCCTCGGAGTCAGACTTTATCACGTTGTAACCGGCTGAGACCTCCTCAAGATATCTTTCACTCCACCATTTATCCACTAAAATCTTTGAGCCCTGACGATATCGAGTTAAAATAGTTAGGGCAACCTCTTCAGGCATTAAAAGGCCGGTCTTCTTAGTGTAAATAGTTAATGATGATGCATCGTTATTGAAGACGACGCCGAGTTCGACATCTAATGCATTAACTATTCGCGAGGTCTTTGATATTTCATCTATTAGAGGGTATCCTGCTTTCTCCTCAATCATCTTTCTTGTGCTAAATATGATGCTATCCAGTCTTAAAGAAGTGATCAAGTCGGGTAGGATAATGTCCAGTGCCCCCCTTGATGATCCTACTATGATGCTTACTCCTCTCTCGATTATAGCGTCAGTCTTCACGAATGAGGTCAACGCAGAAATATACAGCTTGTGAATATATTCTGCATAATTCACCCACCCCACACGCCTCTCAGCGGGTGTCGCTCCTTCTTCTCTAGATAGGAGTCTCCGGATCTCTCCCCCCACAACTTCAACACCGGGGTTTTTAAAAACTCTCACCATTATTTTTTCAGGATCATATGGATCTTGAATAATGCTAAAACCTCCCCTTGCTCCAAACCTCTTGATGCTAAAGGCTATCTCCCCGTTAATGGATTCATGAAAATCTAATATCTCAACTCCCCTACTCATCAATCCTGCAGTTAAGGCTCTCTTGAACATTCTTGAAGCAGGATAAAAGTCGCGACCGCTGACAAATAGTGTTTTTTCGCCCCCGAAGTACTCGCCTAGTCGGTCGCCCAATCTGGTTATATCCTCCAGGCTTACTTCCTCAATGGGTTTTCCAACGAGCCGCTCTCTTTTAATTTCTAACATATGGAGACGCCTCGTAAGCGACATCGAGTTTTACTTTATACAAGTCGTGTGAAACGATGTTGCCTGCTCCCACCACGGATGAGACAACCTTCGAGCCGGGTTTAACAACTACATTATTCATTAAGATGGAGTCGTTTACGTAGGAATCATCCATTATTTCACTCCTGTGCCATATAATGGATTCATGAATAATAGAGCCTCTTCCAACAACGACATCATCCTCTAAAACTGCGTACGGTCCAACCTTGGCGCCGTCCTCTATTACGACGTTTGATCCTATGTAGACAGGAGGTATTATTTCCCCCCTTATTTCAATATTATCGCCCATGTGTACCCCTGAGGATATCGTTTTCCCCGCTGGAAAAGCACCTCTGATTTTGTTATCCAACAAGTCCCAGGTAGCCTCCTTGTAGCTTTCGATTCTTCCAATATCACTCCAGTATGACTCCACAGGCATGACCCAACCCTTCAAAACGAACTCGTTCTCAAGTAGAAAAGGGAAAACGTGCCTTCCGAAATCCATTAAACTCTCGTTCTCCTTTAGTATATCGATGATCCTCCTGTTAAACATGTAGAAACCAGTATTGACAAGGTTCCAATAGGCGCTCTCAACTCTGTATTTATATATTGCTACACTCAACAAGTATATTTCAAGAGAAATCGGCTTCTCAGTAAACAAGACAATTCTTCTTTTATCATCAAGGAAAACTAAGCCGTATGGAAGAGGGTTCTCCACCTCCTTCAAAGCTATAGTGGCTAGCACTCTACTATTGACATGCTCCCTGTAGAGCTCCATTAAAGGGGCATCAGTCAAGACATCACCCATTGAAACCAGAAAATACTCCTCGTTCAAATAATCTGATAAAATCCTTAGAACATCGGCTGTGTCCTTGGAATCTATAAGATACACCTCGATACCCTTGCGACCCCTGTAATAATCGACGATGTGATGACCTAAATATCTCGCAGCTATCATAATCTGATCAAAACCATTGTTGCGCAACAAGTCAATGATATATTGAATGATTGGTCTCCCGGCCAGGGGAATGAGGGGTTTAGGCAGAATTTTGGTCAAAGGATATAGCCTTGTCCCCGACCCCCCAGCCAGAATCACTGCGGACGGCATATCTATCAATGTATATATTTCACTCGCCGTTATTTAAACACATTTTTAATTAAAAGGCGCATTAATTAAAGACTAGGTGGAGTCTCGTGTTCCAAAACCCTGTGATCAAGGAAATATTAGAAAAATACAGATTAATCTGGGCACTGGGACACGCGTCAAGCCTCCTGGGATGGGATTCAGAGACCTACATGCCCCTCGATGGCGTGAAGGATAGAGCGGTCGCACGGGCTGAGCTGAGCCTGTTGCACCAACAATTGATTTTGAAGCCGGAGTTCGTTGAACTCGTTGATAAGGCGAGCAGGCTTGAAGACCTGAACGATTATGAAAGAGGTGTTGTTAGGGTTCTCCAAAGAGAGATCAAGATCATGAAGGCTCTCCCACCTTGGCTTGTCGCTGAAATATCCAAGACTACTCAAGAGGCTATGGTTGTTTGGCGGGAGGCAAAGAGCAAGAACGACTTCGAAATCTTCAAACCATATTTGTCCAAGATATTTGATCTTTCGCGAAAGGCGGCCGACTTCATTGGCTGGGAAAAACATCCATACGATGCATTACTCGACATGTATGAGGAGGGATTGAGAAGTGATGATGTAGCTGGTATCTTCTCAAAGCTAAAGCCCAGCTTGAAACAAATTCTAGAGAAAATAATGTCTGATAAAAAGTTTCCCATGCATCACGAACTGGAGAAAATTCCCTACGATTCCGCGAAAATGGAATTAGTTAATAAGAAGATACTTGAGTTGTTTGCTTTCCCGCTGGGCAAAAGAGCCAGATTAGATGTGTCTGCACACCCGTTCACAATCGACATGGGAATTCACGACGTTAGGATTACTACAAGGTATGAAGGCGTTGACTTCAAGAGGACGCTCTTCAGCGTAATACATGAATTCGGGCACGCCCTGTATCAATTACAAATAGACCCCAGTTTATCTTACACTCCCATAGGCACAGGGGTTAGCCTCGGAGTACACGAGGGTCAGAGCAGGTTCTGGGAAAACATCATAGGAAGAAGTAAAGCCTTCACTGAACTAATTTATCCAATAATTCGCGATAACCTAGAATTCGTAGCAAATTACACTGTCGAAGATGTTTACTACTACTTCAACACTGTAAGACCCAGCTTCATACGAGTTGACGCTGACGAAGTAACATACAACATGCACATTCTATTGAGAACAGAGCTTGAAATGCTCCTCTTGGCGAACGAGATAAAAGTTGACGAATTACCTGAACTATGGAACAATAAAATGGATGAACTACTCGGCATAAGGCCTAATACGTATAGCGAGGGCGTACTCCAAGATATTCACTGGAGCATGGGGAGCATAGGCTACTTCCCGACGTATACTCTGGGCAACTTGTTAAGCGCTCAAATGAAGTACGC encodes:
- a CDS encoding mechanosensitive ion channel, which translates into the protein MKTLNQTDSLGKALGKVIVYIIITVIVLALVQWIFTSGMEILAKTVGYEGFLALKDYSVYVYIIILFIMGWMIVNAVASMFYSMVTPKYGASTGAAIRSLIRILGLGALIAGIAGGVAGGAAGVALGGFIGLVIGFATQQVLGQAIAGLFILLARPFKINDIVDVAGESEVVVRDISTLFTVVERKDGLTVLVPSTMIIGQKIVVRKRAEQ
- a CDS encoding VTT domain-containing protein gives rise to the protein MFDIQVLKGLGFSGIFLISFISNAIPYSTIPYLFWLVPVFAIYQGNLSEYLLLIFLSSLGASMGKLVVYFIGRGFTKIGAQSRIRRNLDFLASEHSNALFLTLILFTALPLPDDVIILPLGYAKYDIVKYMIGLLIGKFIVTSLAALYGRGISVLLTESFEAPLWLIIVVYAYLTLMITYVAGSIDWIKLGGLARKAGFIFAFKYFIEALIKGVISFHSFPLRYLKKRR
- a CDS encoding TIGR00269 family protein, with translation MVTCSFCGRKAVYINPLNGVSYCKLHFNSYLEKRVRKTIRKYNMFQSKEHIVVAVSGGKDSMGLLHVLNKLSKGNPDWALTAILVDEGISGYRDNTIANLKKYAQENNIEYKIVSFKEYIGLTLDEIVDRGRNLNLPYLPCSYCGVFRRYVLNKAARDVGGTVLATAHNLDDVVQTFLMNIISNSWEKIARLKPVAEKGSHPNFVPRVKPFFEILEKESAVYALLNGLIQPDYQQCPYARFNIRFTIRKIINDLEEKYPGTKYGMLRSLERILSIMERSQFKSGNEFKTCEVCGEPSSHPVCKACLYRYELGLMSPEEEARVKRAIDNNPYLKKFIVNSNSSL
- a CDS encoding ECF transporter S component, which encodes MGETQGALVSKRYTVVDYLYLGVIAVVFAILFTIWWDVYYAVKAIAGPVGTRVLTYGLWFMPVPLAASLIRKPGSGFLGEVLPALLEAIFPTPGGIYNLYYGLAQGAAGELGYLLFRYRKYGLLQATISGALPAIPALILDAILFEDIYPWNEMVIILVALMISGAVYGFLAYKIASTVKRK
- a CDS encoding energy-coupling factor transporter transmembrane component T codes for the protein MRKPSVSTAFTYSLILTSLALILKDPTKLAIIGLVNLVSSMILGWRKVWWLYVLIGIASLGIFINALFFANTGGIVYEIGFLAVREGAIEGFTTVTLRVLLIAGAGAFFVALFEPVEIVKGLSKELRLPLSISLSLSYALRMLPLLKRDLDEIMFSRLQRGYRRRPLTPMELSSTLTSLLISGFEKALWSGISLELRGFRFYRPRHGVNLSKYDGLIIGMLVIQILYVLLTP
- a CDS encoding ATP-binding cassette domain-containing protein, with the protein product MLNAKINEAGFTEERPIIRNINIENQGRSVTLILGESGSGKTTFLLTITGILKFLLNGYVKGEVRLRGLNPLEERDYLKLPFEIGFVMQDPEKQLVMPTPLDEAVFTLQMRGLDEDEAVKKAHYLLSQAGLLDKRNLHVENLSGGEKRKLSILLSIVHNPPFLILDEPSSSLDVEGIKLIRKLIRDYKSRDDSTVLITEHKPVLFMDLIDKAYLLERGSSKQVSIDSLLKSSFVDITPHECVDFRNDENGEMVLETSSLEIGFEKPLLRDVNLVAREGEVIALLGPNGSGKTTFLKTLAGFYRPLSGEIKIGSSARPFYVPQFPDLLFLFKNVEKELVETSRKADLSFNQLVELIPWYPSVRSLNPHWLSHGQRRWLSIIIGYAYSRKIILLDEPTTGLDYVRFNHLKRLIRELKTKGVTFIISTHDPRLVAELADRVYVIRGQHLFEDDKCRVVENYYRELGVVT
- a CDS encoding phosphoglucomutase → MLEIKRERLVGKPIEEVSLEDITRLGDRLGEYFGGEKTLFVSGRDFYPASRMFKRALTAGLMSRGVEILDFHESINGEIAFSIKRFGARGGFSIIQDPYDPEKIMVRVFKNPGVEVVGGEIRRLLSREEGATPAERRVGWVNYAEYIHKLYISALTSFVKTDAIIERGVSIIVGSSRGALDIILPDLITSLRLDSIIFSTRKMIEEKAGYPLIDEISKTSRIVNALDVELGVVFNNDASSLTIYTKKTGLLMPEEVALTILTRYRQGSKILVDKWWSERYLEEVSAGYNVIKSDSEEEMFLKLKKEKPVIAVNGRGEIVIPLFSLGYDGLLGFAAFLEAVSLDQANTLSRVRELRERLFDTNGECLEMGDIKKMCFEARENCVNFAGGFKVREGGSVHTYLYEPVRNCFKHIV
- a CDS encoding NDP-sugar synthase; translation: MPSAVILAGGSGTRLYPLTKILPKPLIPLAGRPIIQYIIDLLRNNGFDQIMIAARYLGHHIVDYYRGRKGIEVYLIDSKDTADVLRILSDYLNEEYFLVSMGDVLTDAPLMELYREHVNSRVLATIALKEVENPLPYGLVFLDDKRRIVLFTEKPISLEIYLLSVAIYKYRVESAYWNLVNTGFYMFNRRIIDILKENESLMDFGRHVFPFLLENEFVLKGWVMPVESYWSDIGRIESYKEATWDLLDNKIRGAFPAGKTISSGVHMGDNIEIRGEIIPPVYIGSNVVIEDGAKVGPYAVLEDDVVVGRGSIIHESIIWHRSEIMDDSYVNDSILMNNVVVKPGSKVVSSVVGAGNIVSHDLYKVKLDVAYEASPYVRN
- a CDS encoding carboxypeptidase M32; this encodes MFQNPVIKEILEKYRLIWALGHASSLLGWDSETYMPLDGVKDRAVARAELSLLHQQLILKPEFVELVDKASRLEDLNDYERGVVRVLQREIKIMKALPPWLVAEISKTTQEAMVVWREAKSKNDFEIFKPYLSKIFDLSRKAADFIGWEKHPYDALLDMYEEGLRSDDVAGIFSKLKPSLKQILEKIMSDKKFPMHHELEKIPYDSAKMELVNKKILELFAFPLGKRARLDVSAHPFTIDMGIHDVRITTRYEGVDFKRTLFSVIHEFGHALYQLQIDPSLSYTPIGTGVSLGVHEGQSRFWENIIGRSKAFTELIYPIIRDNLEFVANYTVEDVYYYFNTVRPSFIRVDADEVTYNMHILLRTELEMLLLANEIKVDELPELWNNKMDELLGIRPNTYSEGVLQDIHWSMGSIGYFPTYTLGNLLSAQMKYALSKELNLDETIREGRFTLIEDWQKRTIHKYGATYPPKELLQKTLGEPYNSDYLIKYLSEKYLS